The Bacteroidota bacterium DNA segment GGATTGACCGTTTCTCTGCCCTGAAAGTAAACATCCGGGTTCTGGGCGGTTCCGCGCATGACGGGAGAATCAGGGGTCAGTGCACGCCGGCGATGATTGTTCACCAGTTCATCACTGATCATCGACTTCATGTCCTCTACAGTCAGCTGTTCAATTTTTGATACTTCATGCGAGGTACGGAATCCATCGAAAAAGTGAATCACCGGAATCCGTGATTCAAGAGTCAATGCCTGGGTGATCAGGGCAAAATCCATCGTTTCCTGCGGATTGTTGGCGCAAAGCATGGTCCAGCCAGTTTGCCGGGTGGCCATGACGTCACTGTGATCGCCGAAAATCGAAAGTCCCTGAGCCGCCAGTGACCGGGCTGATACATGGAAAACGGTCGGTGTCAGTTCACCGGCAATTTTATACATGTTGGGAATCATCAGCAGAAGGCCCTGTGAAGCAGTAAAGGTGGTGGTAAGTGCACCGGTCTGAAGTGCTCCGTGAACGGCACCCGCAGCGCCGCCTTCACTTTGCATTTCCGTTACGCTCGGTACGGTTCCCCAGATATTTTTCTGACCCTTGGCCGAATACTCGTCTGCCAGTTCTCCCATGGTGGAAGAAGGTGTGATCGGGTAAATGGCAATAACTTCATTCACCTTATGAGCAACATAGGCACAGGCTTCGTTACCATCAATGGTAACCATCTTCCTTTTCATGCATCAGTCCTTACGTTTGTAATATCGTTGTCTGTTTCCCGAGGCTGGTTTTGGCCGGGTAATGGGTGGGTCGAGTGGGGACACTGCGGGAATCGAACGTTCCAATCTCCGACAATATCCGATGCTTTTTTGGTTCGAAACACACCTGTTTTCATGGTCGGCAAAGTAAAACCGGGCCGGACTTTTTTAAATTGTTGACACTGCCAAAACGCGGTTTTTCGGTTAGAATACTATTATAACAGGTCTTTCCTAATGTACTTTTAACCGAGTTGCAAGATAGATGATAAAAGGATATAAATACCATTAAATCGACAAATATTTCTGTATCAAAGACCAGTTGAAATGAATATAGTTGACAAAATGAACACCGTTCAGTAATATTGTGATGTTTAATGAGGGTGAGTATGGGAATCGCAGAGAGAAAAGACCGGGAACGGCAGGAAATGAAGAGCCTGATTCTTCAGGCGGCCACCCGCATGTTTATCGAAGAGGGATACGAAAAAACCAGCCTCCGGAAAATTGCAGAACAGATCGAATACAGTCCGGCCACCATCTATCTGTATTATGCAGACAAGGATGAATTATTCTTTGCCATTCATGATGAGGCCTTTAAGCACTTTTTTGAAACCATGTACGGATTGGACTCGGTCACCGACCCTTTTGAGCGTTTGGTTCAGCTTGGGCAGCGGTACATAGACTTTTCAATGAAAAACCCTGAATTGTATGATCTGATGTTTCTCATGGAAGCCCCGATGAAAAGCCAGCAGGTTTGTGAAGAGTGGGGACATGGTGATCGCAGCTGGGAGGCATTGTACCAGATTATCAGTGAGTGCATTGCGGCCGGCTATTTTAAATCCGGCGATGCTCTGAATATCTCAAGACTGGTCTTTTCCTTCATGCATGGGCTGATGACGGTCTACATCCGCCGGAAAAAAATGATGGAAGATGTTGAAGCCGGGGTTACCGCCGAGGAATCAGTCCTGCAGGCCTTTACCTATTTCAAAAACGTTTTAAGAGGACTTTAATTAAAGACCGGGCCTGCTGGGTACCGGTTTTTTTATGCATTGATAGTGAACACTGTTAATCAAATAAAAGGCGATTATTATGAAGTATGTGTTAATAATACTGATGACTGTAAGTCCACTGGTGCTTAAGGCCCAGATGGTGCTCGAATCGTATGTGCGTCAGGCTCTTGAGTCGAACCTGATGCTCAAACAAGCCGAGTTATCAGAAAAGCAGGCCCGAGAGAAACTGAGCCAGGCGCGGGCTCTTTTCTTCCCGGATTTGACCCTGATGAGTGACTATACCAGGGCGGATGGTGGCCGGTCCATCAACATTCCGGTGGGAACACTGTTGAATCCGGTTTATTCCACCCTGAATCAACTGACCGGAACTTCCGGCTTCCCGCAGATCAAAAATGTCAGTGAACAATTGCTGCCAAATGATTTTCAGGATTCAAGAATCAGGGTGACCCAACCGGTATTTAATGCGGGCATCTGGTTTAACTATCAGATTCAATCAGAGCTTTCTGCCATAAAGGCCGCTGAACGTCAGGCTGCCGCCAATGCGGTCCAGTTCGAGGTGATCTCGGCCTGGCATCAATGGATGAAGGGAGTCGCGGCGGAAGCGATATACCGTCAGAATCTGGCCCTGATGCAGGATCTCAGGAAGGTGAACGAATCACAGGTCGGTCAGGGAATGGCTACAATCGACATTCTGTTTGCCGCCGATGCCGAAATCGCCAGTCTGGAGGCAAAGCTGGCCGAAGCTACCGGACAGGTTTCAGTGGCCAGCTCCTATTTCAATTTTCTGTTGAACCGGCCCCTGAATGAGCCAATTTTGGCCGATACGGTATTCACAGAGTCCTTTGTGTCGGTTCCGGCTCTATCCGATCTGGCACTTAATGCAAAGGCAAACCGCCCCGAGATCAGACAAACAGCGCTGATGACCGCCGTGGCCGGGCATCAGAAAAATCTGTCCCTATCCACGCTTCTTCTTCCGGAGGTGACGGTCATCGGTGACTTTGGGTATCAGGGAAATACTTACAGGTTTAACGCTGAACAGGAATACTGGATGGTGGTTCTGAACCTGAAATGGAATCTGTTTTCAGGGGGGAAGGACTGGTCCGCAAGGCAGGAAATGGCTTATCAGTTTGATCAGGCCGGCGTCAGGTCAGAGGAGATCCGTCGCCAGATCGAACTGGAAGTGATCCAGGCGGCCGAAAACCTGAACACGGCAAGAAAAGCAAGAAAAGCAGCCGCCTCGGGAAGGGAAGCAGCTGAAAAACAATTGGATATCGTTCTGAAAAAATACAGACAGCAGCAGGCTTTGTTTATAGAACTGAATGATGCACGAACCCGGCTGGAAACAGCCCGCCTGAATGAATCGGTGTCGCGCCATGAGGTCCAGATCCGCGAAGCAGCACTGAAACTGGCTATTGGACTTAATTAATAAAAGACAGGGAGCAATCAATGAAAACGAGTTTTTATCAATTACTTATGCTGCCGGTGTTTCTGGTCGGATTTAACGCCTGCACCAAGAGTGATGCACAGGAAATCCAGAACCAGGACGAACTGGTTCCGGTAAAGGTCAGTCAGGTGGTGGCAGATACCCTGCGCCCGCTGGTGGTGGTTTCCGGACCCATCCGTTCAGATTCCGAAGCGGCCCTTTCATTTAAAACGGGTGGGATAATCCGGGAAATCCTGGTCAGTGAAGGGGATCATTTCACAGCCGGCCAGAGTCTGGCCACTCTTGATCTGACGGAAATTTCTGCACTGGTAGCTCAGGCAACCATCGCGGTGGGGAAGGCGGAAAGAGATTTTAATCGGGTATCTGCATTGTATCAGGAAAACGCAGCCACCCTCGAACAGCTTCAGAACGTAACCACGGCTCTTGAATTGGCCAAACGCGATTTAACCATTGCAGGCTTCAATGAATCGTTTTCCGTCATTCGTGCCCCCTATTCCGGTCAGATTGTCAGAAAACTCATGAATAAAGGGGAAATGGCCGGTCCGGGAATCCCTGTTCTGCTGACCACATCAACCAATAAATCCGATTGGGTGATTAAAGCATCAGTCTCTGATAAGGATTGGGCCATTTTACAACCCGGCCAGCAGGCGGTGGTTTTTCTGGATGCCTGGCCTGAGGTGCGTTTTGAAGGTGAAGTGGTCCGGAAAGCTGCTGGTTCAGATCCCGTTACCGGTCGTTTCCCGGTTGACGTCCGGATCAGGACCAACCACCTCACCCCTGCGCCCGGCATGTTTGCCACTGCCGAAATTCGTCCGGTAATCAGCCGCCAACCGGTCACACGCATTCCCCTCGGGGCCATTGTGGAAGGCAATGGGAAAAAGGCGTTCGTTTACGTTCCCCTCAGTGATGGCCGACGGGTGAAAAAAGTGCCGGTGACGCTCTCTCAGTTAGACAACGAATTCGCCTGGGTTGCAAACGGACTTTCCGGCATCAGTGAGGTTGTATCGGCTGGTTCACCCTTTCTCACCGAATCCTCTTTCATTTCCATCATTCAATAATACATCCTTATGAAACTTGCCGAATTTTCTGTAAAAAACTACCAGTTCATGCTGGTCATGTTCCTGATGGTACTGGCCATCGGGATATACTCCTTGTTCACCATGCCGCGGGGAGAGGATCCGGAGTATAAAGCACCACAGTTTCTGGTGACGGTTATTTATCCCGGTACAAGTCCGGCTGATGTCGAGGATCTGGTCGTGGACCCCATCGAAAAGCGCCTGATGGAACTCGATGACATGAAACGGGTGACCACCGATATTGATGATGGACTGGCTGCCATTTTTGTGGAATACAAATACAGTTCTGATCCGGATGAAAAATATCAGGAACTGGTCAGGGAACTCAATGCCATTCAGCAAACCTTGCCCGAAGGCATTCTCCCTCTTGAGATTGCCAGAATGACACCGGACCGTGTGAATATTCTGCAGGTGGCGCTTGTTTCTGAAACTGCCTCGTGGAATGAATTAAAAAAACAGGCGGAAGATCTCGAAAAAAGCCTGGAAATGGTCAAAGGATTAAAACTGGTCAGTTCCTGGGGCTATCCCGAACCACAGGCTAAGGTCACCCTGAACCTTGAAAAAATGGGGTCCCTGAACATTCCGGTCAGCCAGGTTATGGCCGCCATTCAATCTGAAAATGTCAGTATTCCAGGTGGATTTGTGGACATGGCCACCCGTCGTTTTAATGTCAAAACCAGTGGTAAGTACAAGTCCATCGCGGAGTTGGGATCCACCATTATCCGCACAGACGGAAAAACCGTGACTTACCTGAAGGACATCGCCACCATCGGAATGGAAGATGCAACCCGTTCACACATCGTGCGCCTGAATGGA contains these protein-coding regions:
- a CDS encoding TolC family protein, which encodes MTVSPLVLKAQMVLESYVRQALESNLMLKQAELSEKQAREKLSQARALFFPDLTLMSDYTRADGGRSINIPVGTLLNPVYSTLNQLTGTSGFPQIKNVSEQLLPNDFQDSRIRVTQPVFNAGIWFNYQIQSELSAIKAAERQAAANAVQFEVISAWHQWMKGVAAEAIYRQNLALMQDLRKVNESQVGQGMATIDILFAADAEIASLEAKLAEATGQVSVASSYFNFLLNRPLNEPILADTVFTESFVSVPALSDLALNAKANRPEIRQTALMTAVAGHQKNLSLSTLLLPEVTVIGDFGYQGNTYRFNAEQEYWMVVLNLKWNLFSGGKDWSARQEMAYQFDQAGVRSEEIRRQIELEVIQAAENLNTARKARKAAASGREAAEKQLDIVLKKYRQQQALFIELNDARTRLETARLNESVSRHEVQIREAALKLAIGLN
- a CDS encoding TetR/AcrR family transcriptional regulator; its protein translation is MGIAERKDRERQEMKSLILQAATRMFIEEGYEKTSLRKIAEQIEYSPATIYLYYADKDELFFAIHDEAFKHFFETMYGLDSVTDPFERLVQLGQRYIDFSMKNPELYDLMFLMEAPMKSQQVCEEWGHGDRSWEALYQIISECIAAGYFKSGDALNISRLVFSFMHGLMTVYIRRKKMMEDVEAGVTAEESVLQAFTYFKNVLRGL
- a CDS encoding efflux RND transporter periplasmic adaptor subunit; the encoded protein is MKTSFYQLLMLPVFLVGFNACTKSDAQEIQNQDELVPVKVSQVVADTLRPLVVVSGPIRSDSEAALSFKTGGIIREILVSEGDHFTAGQSLATLDLTEISALVAQATIAVGKAERDFNRVSALYQENAATLEQLQNVTTALELAKRDLTIAGFNESFSVIRAPYSGQIVRKLMNKGEMAGPGIPVLLTTSTNKSDWVIKASVSDKDWAILQPGQQAVVFLDAWPEVRFEGEVVRKAAGSDPVTGRFPVDVRIRTNHLTPAPGMFATAEIRPVISRQPVTRIPLGAIVEGNGKKAFVYVPLSDGRRVKKVPVTLSQLDNEFAWVANGLSGISEVVSAGSPFLTESSFISIIQ